One Dictyoglomus turgidum DSM 6724 DNA window includes the following coding sequences:
- the xylB gene encoding xylulokinase — translation MNNLLLGIDIGTSGTKALLIDDDGRVIGSSTVEYPLYTPFPSWSEQEPEDWWKATKEAVVSVIDKTGVSPKLIKGIGLSGQMHGSVFLDEKGNVIRRAILWNDQRTAKQCDEIVERVGGVKRLLDFTLNLALTGFTAPKILWLRENEPENYSKVHKVLLPKDYIRFRLTGEYASDVSDSSGTLLFDVKNRKWSKEMLNLLEIPEEWMPKVYESPEITGTLLPSVAEELGLPSGIPVVGGGGDNASQAVGSGIVKSGILFVSLGTSGVIFAHLDTPEGDPEGRLHTFCHAVPGKWHTMGVMLSAGGSFRWFRDSFGDVEIELSKWTGRDPYEFLTMEAENVPPGSEGLIFLPYLTGERTPHADPLAKGVFAGISLRHKKPYFVRSVLEGVAFGLRDSLELMKNLGIEMKEIRAIAGGARSKLWRQILADVFNTPITTINVTEGAAYGAALLAGVGVGVYKSVEEACDRVVKVMSLEEPNSERAKMYEEMYGLYRELYPLLKEYYRKLSNFIDKYYSNKK, via the coding sequence GTGAATAATTTGCTTTTAGGAATTGATATTGGTACATCTGGTACTAAAGCTTTACTTATTGATGATGATGGTAGAGTAATTGGAAGTTCTACTGTAGAATATCCCCTTTATACTCCTTTTCCATCCTGGTCAGAACAAGAGCCAGAAGATTGGTGGAAGGCAACAAAAGAGGCTGTGGTTAGCGTAATAGATAAGACAGGAGTATCGCCTAAGTTAATCAAAGGCATAGGCTTATCTGGTCAGATGCATGGTTCGGTATTTTTGGATGAGAAAGGAAATGTAATAAGGAGAGCAATATTGTGGAATGATCAAAGGACTGCTAAGCAATGCGATGAAATTGTAGAGAGGGTTGGGGGAGTAAAGAGGCTTTTAGACTTTACTTTAAATCTTGCTCTTACTGGATTTACAGCACCAAAAATATTATGGCTTAGAGAGAATGAGCCAGAAAATTACTCTAAAGTACATAAAGTACTACTTCCCAAGGATTATATAAGATTTAGATTAACAGGAGAATATGCCTCTGACGTTTCTGACTCCTCGGGAACTTTGCTTTTTGATGTAAAGAACAGAAAATGGTCAAAGGAGATGTTAAATTTATTGGAAATTCCAGAAGAGTGGATGCCAAAAGTATATGAATCACCAGAAATTACTGGTACTTTACTTCCCAGCGTAGCTGAGGAATTAGGTCTTCCTTCTGGGATTCCTGTAGTGGGCGGTGGTGGTGATAATGCTTCTCAAGCAGTAGGAAGTGGTATTGTCAAAAGTGGAATTCTTTTTGTAAGCTTAGGAACTTCAGGGGTTATATTTGCTCACTTGGATACTCCTGAGGGGGATCCTGAGGGAAGACTTCACACTTTCTGTCATGCAGTACCTGGTAAATGGCATACTATGGGAGTAATGCTTTCTGCAGGTGGATCCTTCAGATGGTTTAGAGATTCTTTTGGAGATGTAGAAATAGAACTCTCTAAGTGGACTGGTAGAGATCCATACGAATTTTTAACTATGGAGGCAGAAAATGTGCCTCCTGGCTCTGAGGGTCTAATTTTTCTGCCATATCTTACAGGTGAAAGGACTCCCCATGCAGATCCCCTCGCGAAAGGTGTATTTGCTGGGATCAGTTTGAGACATAAAAAGCCTTATTTTGTGAGATCGGTTCTTGAGGGAGTAGCCTTTGGACTTAGAGATTCCTTAGAACTTATGAAGAATCTTGGGATAGAAATGAAGGAAATAAGAGCCATTGCAGGTGGTGCAAGAAGCAAATTGTGGAGACAAATTCTTGCAGATGTATTTAATACTCCTATAACTACTATAAATGTAACAGAAGGCGCTGCGTATGGAGCAGCACTTCTTGCAGGTGTTGGTGTGGGTGTCTATAAGAGTGTAGAAGAGGCTTGTGATAGAGTTGTTAAAGTGATGAGCTTAGAAGAGCCTAATTCAGAAAGGGCAAAGATGTATGAGGAAATGTATGGATTATATAGGGAACTTTATCCACTATTAAAAGAGTATTATAGGAAGCTTTCTAACTTCATTGATAAATATTATTCCAATAAAAAGTAA
- a CDS encoding methionine adenosyltransferase, translating to MRNIVVEKLNSLPVEEHGVELVERKGIGHPDSICDAIMDQISVNLSQEYIKRVGNILHHNIDKSLLVAGEVERKLGVGGEVKKPMLLVIGDRATFEVDGIRIPVEEIAIETAKEWFRKNLRFVDPDKHVKFQVELYPGSPELTDIFRRRKGLLPANDTSAAVGYAPLTSTEKIVLELERYLNSKEFKAIHPEVGEDIKIMAFRQKKNLQLTIAMPLIDRYVTSVKDYFEKKEVIKSIVEDFVSEKAQNFENITIDINTLDDPERGMDGIYVSVLGTSAEDADSGQVGRGNRVNGVIALNRPMGTEAAAGKNPVSHVGKIYNILTHKIANEIYQKVPGIKEVYVWLCSQIGKPIDQPKIATAQLILENGTSIYDVAKPVEDIIDQELANIEKFCNELAEGKYSVW from the coding sequence ATGAGAAACATTGTAGTAGAGAAGCTAAATTCTTTGCCAGTAGAAGAACATGGTGTGGAACTTGTAGAAAGAAAAGGAATAGGACATCCTGACTCCATTTGTGATGCTATTATGGACCAGATATCTGTAAATTTATCACAGGAGTATATAAAGCGTGTAGGAAATATTTTACATCATAATATTGATAAGAGTTTGCTTGTAGCTGGAGAGGTGGAAAGAAAACTTGGAGTAGGCGGCGAAGTTAAAAAGCCGATGCTTCTTGTCATAGGAGACAGAGCAACCTTTGAAGTGGATGGTATAAGGATACCTGTAGAGGAGATAGCTATTGAAACAGCAAAGGAATGGTTTAGAAAAAACCTGAGATTTGTCGATCCAGATAAACATGTAAAATTTCAGGTAGAACTTTATCCAGGTTCTCCAGAACTTACAGATATTTTCAGAAGAAGAAAGGGATTGCTTCCTGCCAATGATACCTCAGCAGCTGTGGGATATGCGCCTTTAACTTCTACAGAAAAGATCGTATTAGAACTTGAAAGATATTTAAACTCAAAAGAGTTTAAGGCTATTCATCCAGAGGTAGGAGAAGATATTAAAATAATGGCATTTAGACAAAAGAAGAATTTGCAATTGACTATAGCAATGCCCCTTATCGATAGATATGTAACTAGCGTTAAAGATTATTTTGAAAAGAAAGAAGTTATCAAGAGTATTGTGGAAGATTTTGTAAGTGAGAAAGCTCAGAATTTTGAAAATATCACTATTGATATCAATACCTTGGATGATCCAGAAAGAGGCATGGACGGTATTTATGTAAGTGTGCTTGGAACTTCAGCGGAAGATGCAGATTCAGGACAGGTAGGAAGAGGAAATAGGGTAAATGGTGTTATTGCATTAAATCGTCCAATGGGGACAGAAGCTGCAGCTGGAAAGAACCCTGTAAGCCATGTTGGAAAGATCTATAACATTCTTACTCATAAGATTGCCAATGAGATCTATCAAAAGGTACCAGGTATTAAAGAGGTCTATGTGTGGCTATGTAGCCAAATTGGAAAACCCATTGATCAACCTAAAATTGCTACAGCTCAATTAATCTTAGAAAATGGAACTTCAATATATGATGTGGCAAAACCAGTAGAAGATATAATTGATCAAGAGTTGGCTAATATTGAGAAATTCTGTAACGAGCTTGCCGAAGGGAAGTATTCTGTATGGTAG
- the lysS gene encoding lysine--tRNA ligase, translating to MVEKVPHWADLAAEEIIRLKGKKNVVATGITPSGPIHLGNLREILTGDALYRALQDKGSEVEFIYIADTFDPLRKVYPFLPDSYAEHVGKPISEIPDPEGCHENYAEHFLEPFLEAIKILGIEPKVIKAHESYKNGLYTEIIDLTLQNNEKITQILNEIAGRNLEKNFVPLLPKCEKCGRLTTTSIVSFDVKKHQVEYQCKCGHTGIADYSKGEAKLPWRLDWPGRWKIFGVTVEPFGKDHATTGGSYDTGKVITKEIFGYEPPYPFIYEWIYLKGKGAMSSSKGIAIPINEILEILPPSWVRYLILRYKPDKHIDFDPVNGYILLAEDYERLERIYYRLEGTEEEWAELARVYELSQVKGVPKEPGPQVPLRHIITLTQISLGNKELLKEMLIRSGYEKELEKFDEILKRVEYVKNWLEKFAPSQVKFKLQEEIPEIVKSFSPKEKGFLRDLAQKIKEKDWQGEELQNFIYTLAQEHNIEGKRAFQLIYLAFLNQTSGPRAGHFLVSLPKDFVVKRLEEAGTL from the coding sequence ATGGTAGAGAAGGTTCCTCATTGGGCTGATTTAGCCGCAGAAGAGATAATCCGTCTTAAAGGCAAAAAAAACGTGGTAGCTACAGGGATTACTCCCTCAGGTCCCATTCATCTTGGGAACCTGAGGGAGATCCTTACTGGTGATGCTCTTTATAGAGCCTTGCAAGATAAAGGCTCAGAAGTAGAATTTATTTATATTGCTGATACTTTTGATCCTTTAAGAAAAGTATATCCTTTTCTTCCTGATTCTTATGCTGAACATGTGGGAAAGCCCATCTCTGAAATACCAGATCCCGAGGGATGTCATGAAAACTATGCTGAACACTTTTTAGAGCCCTTCTTGGAAGCAATCAAAATTTTAGGAATAGAGCCCAAAGTTATAAAGGCTCATGAAAGCTATAAAAACGGACTTTATACAGAGATCATTGATTTAACTTTACAGAATAACGAGAAGATAACTCAAATCCTCAATGAAATTGCAGGAAGAAATCTGGAGAAAAACTTTGTTCCCCTTCTTCCTAAGTGCGAAAAGTGCGGAAGATTGACCACTACAAGTATAGTCTCCTTTGACGTAAAAAAGCATCAGGTAGAATATCAATGTAAATGTGGACATACGGGAATTGCAGACTATAGTAAAGGAGAAGCAAAACTCCCTTGGAGATTAGACTGGCCTGGAAGATGGAAGATATTTGGAGTTACTGTTGAACCTTTTGGTAAAGATCATGCTACTACAGGGGGTTCTTACGATACTGGCAAAGTAATTACAAAAGAAATATTTGGGTATGAGCCACCATATCCTTTTATATATGAATGGATATATTTAAAAGGAAAAGGTGCAATGTCAAGTTCAAAAGGTATTGCCATACCTATTAATGAAATATTAGAGATTCTTCCCCCTTCATGGGTAAGATATCTCATATTGAGATACAAACCCGATAAACATATAGATTTTGATCCAGTAAATGGATATATTCTCTTGGCAGAGGATTATGAAAGATTAGAAAGAATATATTATAGATTAGAAGGTACTGAGGAGGAATGGGCTGAGCTTGCAAGAGTTTATGAGCTTTCTCAAGTTAAAGGGGTACCAAAGGAACCTGGTCCTCAAGTACCTCTAAGGCATATTATCACACTAACGCAAATTTCCTTAGGAAATAAAGAGCTCCTAAAAGAAATGCTTATAAGGAGTGGGTATGAAAAAGAACTTGAAAAATTTGATGAGATATTAAAAAGGGTAGAATATGTTAAAAATTGGCTTGAAAAATTTGCACCATCTCAAGTAAAGTTTAAGCTTCAAGAAGAAATTCCAGAGATTGTAAAAAGTTTTTCTCCTAAGGAGAAAGGGTTTTTAAGAGACTTAGCTCAAAAAATAAAAGAAAAAGATTGGCAAGGAGAAGAACTTCAAAATTTCATATATACCTTAGCTCAAGAACATAATATAGAAGGAAAAAGAGCTTTCCAATTAATATATTTGGCTTTTTTAAACCAAACTTCAGGACCAAGGGCAGGACATTTCTTGGTTTCCTTACCAAAGGACTTTGTGGTTAAAAGGCTTGAGGAAGCAGGAACTTTATAA
- the pyrE gene encoding orotate phosphoribosyltransferase, with amino-acid sequence MNWLEIFKEKGAFLEGHFLLSSGLHSPNYLQCALILQYPDLSEKIAKEIAEKIPKDLQIDVVVGPALGGIIVAYELARALKVRGIFAEREEGKMKLRRGFNINPGEKVLICEDVVTTGGSALEVAELVKEYGGEVVAFACIVDRSGGKKIFDEPLYSLIQLKLDTYKPEECPLCKEGVPLVKPGSRNLK; translated from the coding sequence ATGAATTGGCTTGAGATATTTAAAGAAAAAGGAGCATTTTTAGAGGGGCATTTTTTACTCTCCTCAGGACTTCACAGTCCAAACTATCTTCAGTGTGCTCTTATTCTTCAATATCCTGACCTTTCTGAAAAAATTGCCAAAGAAATTGCTGAAAAAATTCCAAAGGACTTACAGATAGATGTAGTAGTAGGACCTGCTCTTGGAGGAATAATTGTTGCTTATGAACTTGCAAGAGCATTAAAAGTGAGAGGAATTTTTGCAGAAAGAGAAGAGGGAAAAATGAAATTAAGAAGAGGTTTTAATATAAATCCTGGTGAAAAGGTTCTTATATGTGAGGATGTAGTAACTACAGGAGGATCTGCGTTAGAGGTGGCAGAGTTGGTAAAGGAGTATGGAGGAGAAGTGGTAGCTTTTGCCTGTATTGTGGATAGAAGTGGCGGAAAAAAAATCTTTGATGAACCTTTATACTCTTTGATCCAATTGAAACTTGATACTTATAAACCCGAGGAATGTCCCTTGTGTAAAGAGGGGGTACCCCTTGTAAAGCCAGGAAGCAGGAACCTAAAATGA
- a CDS encoding radical SAM protein, which translates to MLLPIDSLGIILTYKCSSRCRHCLYASGPEWTDFISREYLDSLLNGTKKIWKDYTPPPDKNILFHGIHFAGGEPFLNFPLLLYAVKKAKELGLYIGYVETNASWCINKEDVYEKFSLLKSSGLPKIFISCSPFHAEKIPLKRTLLAIETALEVFGPKNVIVYMEHFLGEIAKIDIENSIPLEKWIEIYGEKMAGYIFWEGYALIPGGRSGFYLGHLFKKYSAEVFREENCRFEILESQHAHFDLYGNYIPYFCGGLSLGKIEDLEEFYENFDLEKLPFVKILVEEGPYGLMKYAEKFGFKKSQEGYVGKCHLCVDVRRYINEIFPFSQELNPKNFYKYLI; encoded by the coding sequence ATGCTTCTTCCTATAGATTCCTTAGGAATAATACTTACATATAAGTGCTCATCAAGATGTAGACATTGTTTATATGCTTCAGGTCCCGAGTGGACGGACTTTATAAGTAGAGAATACTTAGACTCGCTACTCAATGGAACTAAGAAAATATGGAAGGACTATACTCCTCCCCCCGATAAAAATATACTATTCCATGGTATTCATTTTGCAGGAGGAGAGCCCTTCTTAAATTTCCCTCTCCTACTTTATGCAGTAAAAAAAGCAAAAGAACTTGGTTTGTACATAGGTTATGTGGAAACCAATGCCAGCTGGTGTATAAACAAAGAAGATGTATATGAAAAATTCTCCCTTCTAAAATCATCAGGCCTTCCTAAAATATTTATAAGCTGTTCTCCCTTTCACGCAGAGAAAATTCCATTAAAGAGAACTCTTCTTGCTATAGAAACTGCCTTAGAAGTATTTGGACCCAAAAACGTTATTGTATACATGGAGCACTTTTTAGGAGAGATTGCAAAAATTGATATTGAAAACTCTATACCATTAGAAAAATGGATAGAAATTTATGGGGAGAAAATGGCTGGGTATATCTTTTGGGAAGGTTATGCGTTAATTCCAGGAGGAAGATCAGGCTTCTACTTAGGACATTTATTTAAAAAATATTCGGCAGAAGTTTTTAGGGAAGAAAATTGCAGATTTGAAATCTTAGAATCTCAACATGCTCATTTTGATCTCTATGGAAACTATATTCCATATTTTTGTGGAGGATTATCTTTAGGCAAAATAGAAGACCTAGAAGAATTCTATGAAAACTTTGACTTGGAAAAACTTCCTTTTGTAAAAATCTTAGTAGAAGAAGGTCCCTATGGACTTATGAAATATGCAGAAAAATTTGGATTTAAAAAATCACAAGAGGGATATGTAGGCAAATGTCACTTATGTGTAGATGTAAGAAGATATATAAATGAAATCTTCCCCTTCTCTCAAGAGCTAAATCCAAAGAATTTTTATAAATATCTTATTTAG
- a CDS encoding cyclase family protein, whose product MKIFWDKPIDVSLLIHEDMLFWPNDPKFQREWVAKISEGKNANLSKITLGSHTGTHIDTPYHFLDHGKTLENIDISRFYGFAKVFEIKNPNKILLQDIETLPIEEGDIILFKTKNSLLLKENIFHDDYVGLSLEAARYLADKNVKTIGIDYLSIGPRGDEGREVHRILLGKEIGIIEGLNLLEIKEGRYFMMALPLKIKGGEGSPVRAILFPIEE is encoded by the coding sequence ATGAAAATTTTTTGGGATAAGCCCATAGATGTGAGTCTTTTAATTCATGAGGATATGCTTTTTTGGCCCAATGATCCTAAATTTCAAAGGGAATGGGTAGCAAAAATATCGGAAGGTAAGAATGCAAATCTTTCAAAGATAACTTTAGGGTCTCACACAGGAACCCATATAGATACGCCTTACCATTTTCTTGACCATGGCAAAACTCTTGAAAATATTGATATATCCAGATTCTATGGTTTTGCTAAGGTCTTTGAAATAAAAAATCCTAATAAGATTCTCTTACAAGATATTGAGACTTTGCCTATTGAAGAGGGAGACATTATTCTTTTTAAAACAAAAAATTCTTTACTTTTAAAAGAGAACATTTTCCACGATGATTATGTTGGTTTGTCACTTGAGGCTGCGAGATATCTTGCGGACAAGAATGTAAAGACCATAGGAATAGACTATTTATCTATAGGTCCAAGAGGAGATGAGGGCAGAGAAGTGCATAGGATACTTTTAGGTAAAGAAATAGGGATTATAGAAGGTTTGAATCTTTTAGAAATAAAAGAGGGAAGGTATTTCATGATGGCTCTTCCCTTAAAGATTAAGGGTGGAGAGGGCTCTCCTGTAAGGGCTATTTTATTTCCTATAGAGGAATAG
- a CDS encoding glycosyltransferase family 4 protein, producing the protein MRVAVVHDWIVNIGGAEKVLKAILELFPDADVYTLVYLKDTLRKLGINNKVYSSFISGLPFAKTKYSYYLPLMPLAIEQFDLSKYDLVISSSHCVAKGVLTKSYQIHICYCHTPMRYIWDLYFPYLKEHKLENGIKGIFVKPILHYLRIWDVSSANRVDYFVANSQNVANRIRKIYRRDSVVIYPPVDVERFLPSYKKEDYFMVLSRLVPYKKVDLVVETFNELNLPLVVIGDGEEMGKIKKMAKENIKILGWQEDDVVKEYLAKAQALIFASEEDFGIVSVEAQACGTPVIAYNRGGAKETVIDGETGILFEEQNVESLKKAVLRFLKERDNFQRDKIMENAKRFSEDRFKREFKSYIEGIIR; encoded by the coding sequence ATGAGAGTTGCAGTTGTCCATGATTGGATCGTTAATATAGGTGGTGCTGAGAAGGTATTAAAGGCAATTTTAGAGCTTTTTCCTGATGCTGATGTTTATACTCTTGTTTATTTAAAGGATACCCTCAGAAAATTAGGGATAAATAATAAGGTTTATTCTTCCTTTATTAGTGGACTTCCTTTTGCAAAAACAAAATATTCTTACTATTTACCTCTTATGCCCTTAGCTATTGAGCAATTTGATTTGTCTAAATATGATCTTGTTATCTCTAGTAGTCATTGTGTAGCAAAAGGAGTATTAACGAAATCTTATCAGATCCACATTTGTTATTGTCATACTCCCATGAGATATATTTGGGATCTATATTTTCCGTACTTAAAGGAACATAAATTAGAAAATGGTATTAAGGGTATATTTGTGAAGCCTATTCTTCATTATCTAAGAATATGGGATGTTTCAAGTGCTAATAGGGTAGATTATTTTGTTGCCAATTCTCAAAACGTAGCAAATAGAATAAGGAAAATATATAGAAGGGATTCTGTAGTAATATATCCTCCTGTGGATGTGGAAAGGTTTCTTCCTTCTTATAAGAAAGAGGATTATTTTATGGTGCTTTCTCGTCTTGTTCCATATAAAAAAGTAGATTTAGTGGTAGAAACTTTTAACGAGCTAAATCTTCCTCTTGTAGTGATTGGTGATGGGGAAGAAATGGGGAAGATTAAAAAGATGGCAAAGGAAAATATAAAAATTTTGGGTTGGCAAGAGGATGATGTGGTAAAGGAGTATCTTGCAAAGGCTCAAGCTTTAATCTTTGCCTCTGAGGAAGATTTTGGTATCGTATCTGTGGAGGCTCAAGCATGTGGTACTCCTGTAATAGCCTATAATAGAGGTGGTGCTAAGGAGACAGTAATTGATGGAGAAACAGGGATACTCTTTGAGGAACAAAATGTAGAAAGTCTAAAAAAGGCTGTTTTGAGATTTTTAAAAGAGAGGGATAATTTTCAAAGGGATAAAATTATGGAGAATGCTAAAAGATTTTCTGAGGATCGTTTTAAAAGGGAATTTAAATCCTATATAGAAGGGATAATAAGGTAG
- a CDS encoding zinc dependent phospholipase C family protein: MRGKLTIRKTVFLSFLIIFILFLNPIFGWSAKTHQKIVKEALYSLPKEYQRKLVPYLDELLEGSVAPDKVYRDFDNHIFHVHGNKGRGPEKVREKYYEIISLIQERKPWRLIAFQLGVLSHYIADLNQPLHTDSSKKEDQFHSKYEKDAEVINPKITSDLTFIKYPTRHILDSIFNANRFYKAIEKAYLEGDQFKDVSKVTQKQINKATYDTASYFYSILTRGSRGTTLMDLIYDFIDYIFSLFRINFKM, translated from the coding sequence ATGAGAGGGAAATTAACAATCCGAAAGACAGTTTTTTTAAGTTTTTTAATTATTTTTATTTTATTTTTAAATCCTATATTTGGATGGTCTGCCAAGACTCATCAAAAAATTGTCAAGGAGGCTCTTTATTCTTTGCCAAAAGAATATCAACGAAAACTTGTGCCATATTTAGATGAGCTTCTTGAGGGTAGCGTAGCTCCAGATAAAGTATATAGAGATTTTGATAATCATATATTCCATGTTCATGGGAATAAGGGTAGAGGTCCTGAAAAGGTGAGAGAAAAGTATTATGAGATTATTAGTCTAATTCAGGAAAGGAAGCCTTGGAGACTTATTGCTTTTCAGCTTGGAGTTCTATCCCATTATATTGCTGATTTAAATCAGCCTCTTCATACCGATTCAAGTAAAAAGGAAGATCAGTTTCATAGCAAGTACGAAAAAGATGCCGAGGTGATAAATCCTAAAATTACTTCTGATTTGACCTTTATTAAGTATCCTACAAGGCATATTTTAGATAGTATATTTAATGCGAATCGCTTTTATAAAGCTATAGAAAAAGCTTATTTAGAGGGAGACCAGTTTAAGGATGTTTCCAAAGTTACCCAAAAACAGATAAATAAGGCAACCTACGATACTGCATCCTACTTCTATAGTATCCTTACAAGAGGAAGTAGGGGCACCACATTGATGGATCTAATTTATGATTTTATTGACTATATTTTTTCTTTGTTTAGGATCAATTTTAAAATGTAG
- the mtnP gene encoding S-methyl-5'-thioadenosine phosphorylase, which yields MRIAIIGGTGVYDPKFLENPEEIKVSTPYGEVKLLKGIYQGEEVGFLARHGAGHTVPPHRINYKANMWALKSLGVERILSTTAVGSLKLNLVPGDLVILDQFIDFTKNRDHTFYNGDDGKVIHIDFTNPYCPELRNILYETSKEIGIKAHPFGTYVCTEGPRFETPAEIKMYSFFGDVVGMTNVPEVILARELEICYASVSLVTNYAAGISPNPLTHSEVLEVMTQNIEKVRKLFAAVIPKIPKERNCICKNALKEYREKGLL from the coding sequence ATGAGAATTGCAATAATTGGAGGAACGGGTGTTTATGATCCAAAATTTTTGGAAAATCCTGAAGAGATTAAGGTTTCTACTCCCTATGGGGAGGTAAAGCTTTTAAAAGGGATATATCAGGGAGAAGAAGTAGGATTTCTTGCAAGACATGGGGCAGGACATACAGTTCCACCTCATAGAATAAACTATAAGGCGAATATGTGGGCTTTAAAAAGCCTTGGGGTGGAAAGAATACTGTCAACTACTGCTGTGGGGAGTTTAAAGCTTAATTTAGTTCCAGGTGATTTAGTAATTCTTGATCAGTTTATTGACTTTACTAAGAATAGAGATCATACTTTTTATAACGGTGATGATGGTAAAGTAATTCATATAGATTTTACTAATCCTTATTGTCCTGAATTAAGAAATATTTTATATGAGACATCTAAGGAAATAGGAATAAAGGCTCATCCCTTTGGGACTTATGTATGTACCGAGGGACCTCGCTTTGAGACTCCAGCAGAGATTAAAATGTATTCTTTCTTCGGAGACGTGGTGGGTATGACCAATGTGCCCGAGGTTATTCTTGCAAGAGAACTTGAAATCTGTTATGCATCTGTATCCTTAGTGACTAATTATGCGGCCGGTATATCTCCTAATCCTTTAACTCACAGTGAGGTTCTTGAGGTTATGACACAAAATATTGAAAAAGTAAGAAAATTATTTGCAGCAGTGATCCCTAAGATTCCTAAGGAGAGAAATTGTATTTGTAAGAATGCACTAAAGGAGTATAGGGAGAAGGGATTGTTATGA
- the mtnA gene encoding S-methyl-5-thioribose-1-phosphate isomerase: protein MNPIEWKNNILYILDQTKLPWKEDYILCFKYQQVIDAIKKMKIRGAPAIGVAAAYGITLAAIKYTGSNLADYVHEVIGEFAVSRPTAVNLFFAIERMAKVVNSNKNLSPSELKILLLEEAKKIENEEREKSIAISNFGAEILPDGVKVLTHCNTGSLATIGPGTALGIIKEGWKRGKISHVYFTETRPLLQGARLTGWELAKENIPATMITDNMVGYVFSKKIVDLVIVGADRITLRGDVANKIGTYSFAILAKYHNIPFYVAAPISTFDFNLEAGSEIPIEEREQEEVLSFVNKRITPEGISALNPAFDVTPAELISGIVTDKGVIYPPFKENIQKLKEELKL from the coding sequence ATGAATCCAATTGAATGGAAGAATAATATCTTATACATTTTAGATCAGACAAAACTTCCTTGGAAAGAAGATTATATTCTTTGTTTCAAGTATCAACAGGTAATAGATGCAATTAAAAAGATGAAGATTAGAGGGGCACCAGCTATTGGAGTTGCAGCTGCTTATGGTATCACTTTAGCTGCTATAAAGTATACGGGTTCGAATCTTGCTGACTATGTTCACGAAGTTATAGGAGAGTTTGCAGTATCAAGACCTACTGCGGTAAATCTTTTCTTTGCTATTGAAAGAATGGCAAAGGTGGTCAATTCTAATAAAAACTTATCTCCATCGGAATTAAAAATTTTGCTTCTTGAAGAAGCTAAAAAAATAGAGAATGAAGAAAGAGAGAAATCCATAGCAATATCAAATTTTGGAGCTGAAATACTACCAGATGGTGTAAAGGTTCTTACCCATTGTAATACAGGGAGTCTTGCAACAATTGGTCCTGGAACTGCTCTTGGAATTATTAAGGAAGGATGGAAGAGAGGAAAGATATCTCATGTGTATTTCACTGAGACAAGACCTCTTCTTCAGGGAGCAAGACTTACAGGTTGGGAGCTTGCTAAGGAAAATATTCCAGCTACCATGATAACTGATAATATGGTAGGATATGTCTTTTCTAAAAAGATTGTAGATTTGGTAATTGTAGGTGCTGATAGGATTACCTTAAGAGGCGATGTGGCAAATAAGATAGGCACTTATTCTTTCGCTATTCTTGCTAAATATCACAATATTCCATTCTATGTGGCTGCGCCTATTTCTACCTTTGATTTTAATCTTGAAGCTGGTAGTGAAATACCTATTGAAGAAAGAGAACAAGAAGAAGTACTCTCCTTTGTTAATAAAAGAATAACCCCAGAAGGGATTTCGGCTTTAAATCCTGCCTTTGATGTTACTCCCGCAGAACTAATTTCCGGCATTGTTACTGATAAAGGTGTGATTTATCCTCCCTTCAAGGAGAATATTCAGAAATTAAAGGAGGAACTTAAATTATGA